Proteins found in one Methanospirillum hungatei JF-1 genomic segment:
- the glmM gene encoding phosphoglucosamine mutase — protein sequence MHMTEKKKQLFGTNGVRGIVGELITPELVMKIGMAVGSMRPGTIAVGMDTRTSGPALINAMKAGLMATGCNVIDCGILPTPALQYIVMNRYDAGVVITASHNPGAYNGVKVIEKDGTEMDDEASIEIEERVFSYNFDLKEWKDVGVVIPEGDLVSKYIAGVVKKVPEKIGEGIMVAIDPGCGAAYRTTAEILQSIGCKIFTLNAYPDGNFPARDPEPSIEGLAPLAEMVVSTGAAFGVAHDGDADRAVFIDDKGRFVEENKEFALIAEYICSQKKGILVTPVSTSRLIETVIAPHGCTVDYTAVGSIYVARRMRALIAEGKPVAFGGEGNGGLIYPDHQFCRDGGMTAAMMVLLLATKKQPLSTLVDSLPPSIMLKHKFHTDKASEILTAVREKFSRDSLNQVDGIRIDRKDAWALIRPSGTEPLVRLYVESTDESIAKGFEKEILSCISNFI from the coding sequence ATGCATATGACTGAAAAGAAAAAACAGTTATTTGGGACAAACGGAGTTCGTGGTATCGTTGGAGAACTAATCACTCCTGAACTGGTCATGAAGATCGGAATGGCTGTCGGCTCTATGAGACCGGGAACCATTGCAGTCGGCATGGATACCAGAACCTCCGGGCCTGCATTAATTAATGCAATGAAAGCAGGCCTTATGGCAACGGGCTGTAATGTTATAGACTGTGGGATCCTTCCAACTCCCGCACTTCAGTATATCGTTATGAACCGGTATGATGCCGGAGTAGTCATTACCGCATCACATAATCCGGGAGCCTACAACGGAGTCAAGGTCATTGAAAAAGACGGGACCGAGATGGATGATGAGGCATCTATCGAGATAGAAGAACGGGTCTTTTCTTACAACTTTGACCTGAAAGAATGGAAAGATGTTGGTGTCGTCATTCCCGAAGGGGATCTGGTATCCAAATATATCGCCGGTGTTGTGAAAAAAGTCCCAGAAAAGATAGGTGAAGGCATCATGGTTGCGATTGATCCCGGGTGTGGCGCTGCATACCGGACAACGGCTGAAATATTACAGTCCATCGGGTGTAAGATCTTCACTTTGAATGCATATCCTGATGGTAACTTCCCGGCACGTGATCCAGAACCGTCCATTGAGGGTCTTGCCCCGCTTGCAGAGATGGTTGTTTCGACCGGAGCAGCATTTGGTGTTGCCCATGACGGGGATGCGGACCGTGCTGTCTTTATCGATGACAAGGGGCGGTTCGTTGAAGAAAATAAGGAGTTTGCACTCATTGCTGAGTATATCTGTTCACAAAAGAAGGGAATTCTGGTAACACCGGTCAGCACGTCCAGACTTATCGAGACGGTCATCGCACCTCATGGATGCACGGTTGATTATACCGCAGTTGGTAGTATTTATGTTGCCAGACGGATGCGGGCACTCATTGCCGAAGGAAAACCAGTTGCTTTTGGAGGAGAAGGAAATGGTGGCCTTATCTATCCGGATCATCAGTTCTGCCGTGATGGGGGTATGACGGCAGCAATGATGGTTCTTCTTCTTGCAACGAAAAAACAACCGCTTTCCACCCTCGTCGATTCACTCCCCCCTTCAATAATGTTAAAACATAAATTCCACACCGATAAAGCCTCCGAAATCCTGACAGCAGTGCGAGAAAAATTTTCACGGGACTCTTTGAATCAGGTGGATGGGATCAGAATAGATCGGAAAGATGCCTGGGCTCTTATTCGTCCGTCCGGGACCGAACCTCTTGTCAGATTATACGTGGAATCCACGGACGAATCAATTGCCAAAGGATTTGAAAAGGAAATATTATCCTGTATTTCTAATTTTATTTAA
- the cas1 gene encoding CRISPR-associated endonuclease Cas1 produces MTISWRVVGGFGAHIKSNRTEITIQHKGKITDIPIKDLSHFLLIGGHTIQTSTITSLVKEGVFISFCESDGEPVGYISPYDYSLFKEIQNLQKTAAPYSYALACANESIKSRILAIEKYAEEIGPEILFSGELDILTGYAKELENMVLIEELRRIEQLVRDMYYEILGRLISPTYLFKRRTSRPYLDPVNAIFSFGYGMLSSACTRAVIGGHLDPGHGYLNRGNQALVQDLMNCWKPKMIDNHAIGFLRSGRLHQNGYERTKDRCILHDEVIEELIHLFSKSIQEELINTQIDVLIQSLRGEAQFSIIKP; encoded by the coding sequence ATGACGATATCATGGAGAGTAGTGGGAGGATTTGGAGCCCACATTAAATCAAACCGGACTGAAATCACTATTCAGCATAAGGGAAAAATTACTGATATACCAATCAAAGACCTCTCTCATTTTCTTCTCATCGGTGGTCATACCATCCAGACATCAACGATAACATCCCTGGTAAAAGAAGGAGTTTTTATCTCATTTTGTGAGTCTGATGGTGAGCCGGTTGGATATATTTCACCCTATGATTATTCTCTTTTCAAGGAGATTCAGAATCTGCAAAAGACTGCAGCTCCGTATTCATATGCCCTTGCCTGTGCAAATGAATCAATTAAGTCCAGGATTCTTGCAATAGAAAAATATGCAGAAGAGATTGGACCGGAGATTCTTTTCTCCGGAGAACTTGACATCCTTACAGGGTATGCGAAGGAACTGGAAAACATGGTTCTTATTGAAGAACTGCGGAGAATAGAACAATTGGTCCGGGATATGTACTATGAAATCCTTGGTCGACTCATCAGTCCGACGTATCTTTTTAAAAGAAGAACCAGTCGTCCGTACCTTGACCCGGTAAACGCTATTTTCTCTTTTGGGTATGGAATGCTCTCATCAGCATGTACACGGGCTGTCATCGGTGGACATTTGGATCCTGGCCATGGGTATTTAAACAGAGGAAATCAGGCCCTTGTTCAGGATCTTATGAACTGCTGGAAACCGAAGATGATTGACAACCATGCGATTGGATTTCTGAGATCCGGCAGGTTACATCAGAATGGCTATGAACGAACAAAAGATCGGTGTATTCTACATGATGAGGTTATTGAAGAATTAATTCATCTTTTTTCAAAATCCATTCAGGAAGAACTTATCAATACACAGATAGATGTGCTCATTCAGTCATTGCGAGGAGAAGCACAGTTCTCAATTATCAAACCATAG